A stretch of DNA from Candidatus Binatia bacterium:
GATCCAGAGAAATTCCAGCGCCGTGATGATGCCGTCGCGTCCGAAAACCGTGCTGAACCAGGGAACGCCGGCGTATGGATACGGCCCGTTCGGTGTTTCAGTGATCATCATGCGCAGGTCGGCGACGGAACGATTGAGCCAATCGTTGAACTGCACGTTCGAAGTATCGATGCCGCATGCGCCTGCTATATTTTGCGGCGGATGAAAAGCCAGCTCCGCTTGTTCCAAGGCTTCGTCGTAAGCGAGCGGCGCCCTTCGGGCGTTCCCCGATTCGCACGAAGCGGTCAAAAAAATCGTGGTCTCGTCCTTCGGATTTACGGTCAGGACAAAATTCATGTACGAGCGGGAGATTTCATTCGGCTGGGGCGCGCATTCCAGCCGCGTCCGGCGGATCACGCCGTCGAGGCCCTGGTAGGCCAGCACCACCGATTTTTTTTCCACCTGGTCTTCCAGGCGCCGTCCCTTTTTCGGTCTGCTCATGCCCCGGACTTCGAAGATGTCGTCGAAATCGGACCCGAAGTTGAGGGACAACGACAATTTAACCGGCGTCAGTCCGTGATTCATGATTTTGAAACGCTCGTAGCAGACCGCCTGCCAAAGAAACTTGGAACGAAAAATATGCAGCGTGCCGCGTGGCACCACGACCTCTTCGCCCACTTTGACGTCCGGGTTGGTGAGGTCCACGGCCAGCAGCGTATTATCGTCACGCACGGTGGAACTCAGCAGCAGCGGTCGGGTGTTGCCCAGTCTCAGTTCCAGGCGCGAGAGAAACCGCGTGCCTTCGTGATAGACGCCTTCTTCGCCCAAACCGACGGGGCGGATATCGCCGTAGCGATCGAAAACGGCGAAGGTCTCGCCGTGTTTGAGCACGCGCACGCGGTCTTCCGCCGCGGCCGTCGTGGCGAGGATATAGAACTGATCTTCGACCTTGATGATGTCGTCCAAGCGATGCCTATGCGGCGAAGGTTCGAGTTTCAGCCTGTGTACGGTAGACCTCGAGATAATCTTCGACCATGCGCGCGGCGCTGAAGCGCTTCTCGAAAACCCGGCGGCATTCTTCCCGGCTCAGGCCGGGAATCCGCTCGAGGCTCGCGACCGCGTCTTCGACCGTATCGACGATAAAGCCCGTAACGCCGTCGTCGATGACTTCGGGGACGGAGCCGCAGCGAAACGCGATCGTCGGCGTGCCGCAAGCCATCGCCTCGATCATCACCAGGCCGAAAGGCTCCGGCCAATCGATCGGGAAAAGATGGGCATAGGCGTTGCCGAGAAATTCCTGCTTATCCGCCTCGCCGATCTCGCCCACGTATTCGATCAACGGGTCTTTGATCATCGGCTCGACGCGGCTCTTGTAATATTCCAAGTCGGCGTGGTCTATCTTCGCGGCGATCTTGAGAGAAATTCCGGTCTGTTTGGAAATTGCGATCGCCCGCTCGATTCTTTTTTCCGGGGAAAATCTACCGAGAAAAGCGAGATACCTCCCAGGTTTCGTATGAAGCGAGTAGAGGTCTTCCGGCAGTCCATGATGAATGGTTCCCTGCCAATTCAACCACGGCAGCGGCGCTCGCTGGCTGTCGGAGATGGAAACTACGGGCACCTCGGAAAATTCCCGATAGAGGGGCACGAGATCGGGAAGATCGAGCCGCCCGTGGAGCGTCGTGAAATTCGGCGTCATCAACCGTCTAGCGAGAGAATAATGCAGATAGCTCAGGTGAAAGTGAATGATATCGAACTCGCCGGCTGACCTGGCCACCTGCTCGATCTCGAGGATGTGGTAGAGAATCGGGTCGGCGCACTCGGCGTTTAACCGCAACGCCTCGTCGCAGGCGGGAACGAGGTTGGCCGATGTGACCGAATCGCCGCTGGCGAAGAGCGTCACCTCATGCTCCTGTCGCACCAACTCTTCGGTCAGACACGATACGATTCGTTCCGTCCCTCCATAGTATTTCGGCGGCACGCTCTCGTACAGAGGGGAAACTTGCGCGATCCTCAAGAACTTCCTCTCGACGTTTTTTCGGCACGTTAACCGGCAGAGACGATCGTCGGCCTGGGATCGGAAAAGACGTTCAGGATATCATCATAGCCGGGAAAACTCCGTTGATTGAGTCTTGCACAAATATCGAGAGAGACCAAGATAGGCAAAAACTCTAGCTCGATAAATCGATAGCGGCGCGCGGGCAGCGTACTGATTCTCCGGAGGCCCGCCAGCAACCAGAGCCATCGATCGCTCACGCCTGAAGAGAACGGTCGTTCTGAAGAAAGGTTACTTTTGCTTCTCCTTCTGCTCTTGAAGGCTCTTTTCCACGTTCTCCATACCTTTCGCCATCCCCTCGTACATTTTCTGCTCCTTGGCCGCTCCTTCCTGGAGCGCCTTTTTAATTTCAGCATCCCTCTCGGCCGAGCTTTTTTCATCCTTGCCGCAGCCCGTTCCCCACAACAGTACAACGGCCAAACAGGCAACCGTCCTCGATCGGTATTTCATCGCTACTCCCCCTTTCGAAATAAATTCTATATTACAGCGCTAGCACGAGACGGCGCCGCCTTGCAATCAAACTTTCGCCCCTCGGCACAAGCGCCAGATCTTCTCGGGCTTGAGCGGCATGTCGATGTGAGCGACGCCGAAGGGAGAAAGGGCGTCCACCACCGCATTGACGATCGCCGGCGTGGAGCCGATCGTCCCCGCCTCGCCGATCCCCTTCGCGCCCAGCGGATTGACCGGCGTGGGCGTCTCGGTCCGCGCCAGCTTGAAGGGCGGAAAATTTTCGGCCTTGGGCAAGGCGTAGCCCGCGAGGCTGCCGGTCGCGAGCTGGCCGTTCTCGTCATAGACGAGTTCTTCGTAGAGAGCCTGCCCGAGTCCCTGCGCGATGCCGCCGTGTATTTGTCCCTCGACTAGAAGCGGATTGATCACCTTGCCGCAATCGTCCACGGCGATATATTTTTTTATTTTCACCGCGCCCGATTCGGGATCGACTTCGACGACACAGATGTGCGTGCCGAAGGGAAAAGTAAAATTAGCCGGCTCGAACTCGGCGGTCGCGAAAAGCCCGGGCGCCGTCTTCTTAGCCGGTTTCGTCGCTAGATGAGCTTCGGACGCGATCTGCCCGAGCGTGAGCGCCTTTTTCGGCACGCCCTTGACGCTGAAACGACCGGCGGCGAAGACGATATCCTCGACGTCCGCCTCGAACAGGCGCGCGGCGATCTCGCGCGCCTTCTCCTTCACTTTCTCGGCCGCTTGAAGCACGGCAACTCCGCCGACCGCCGTCGCGCGGCTGCCGAAAGTCCCGACGCCGCTCGGCACCACGGCGGTATCGCCGTGCGCCACCGTGATATCGTCGAGAGCGACTCCCAGCTCGTCGCCGACGATCTGCGCGAACGAAGTCTCCTGTCCCTGTCCGTGGGGCGAGGCGCCGGTAAGAACCGTGACTTTCCCCGTCGGCTCGACCTGGACGCTCGCGTGCTCCGGCAAACCCGGTCCCATGGCGCAGATTTCGACGTAGGTGGAGAGACCGATGCCGAGATATCTTCTCTGCTTTCTCAGCCGCTTTTGCTCGCGCCTGAGCTTCGGATAACCGGCGAGCCTGAGAGCCTTGTTGAGCGCGCCTTGATAGTTGCCGCTGTCGTAGTTCAACCCGGTCGCGGTGCTCAACGGAAATTCGCCGGGCTTGGGAAAATTTTTTCTCCGCGCCTCCACCGGATCGACGCCGAGCTCGCCGGCGATCCGGTCTATCATGCGCTCGATCACGTAGGTCGCCTCGGGCCTTCCGGCTCCGCGATAGGCGTCGGTGGACATCTTGTTGGTGAAGACCCCCGTGACCTCGATGCCGATCGCCGGGATCTTATAGCAGCCGGAAAGCATCAAGCCGGTAAAGCGCGGGATCTCCGGCGTGTAGAGCTGGTGATAAGCGCCGATGTCGGCGACGACTCTGGATCGCAACCCCAAAATTCTTCCGTCCTTTTTGACCGCCGCCTCGATCTCCGCCGCCTGGCCCCGGCCGTGAATCGTGGAATGCATGTTCTCGCGGCGGTTTTCGATCCATTTGACCGGGCGACCGAGGCGCAGCGCGAGATAGGCGACCAGCGCCTCCTCCGCGTAGATATTGAGCTTGCTGCCGAATCCGCCGCCGACCTCGGGAGCGATGACGCGCACCTCTTTTTCGGGCAGCTTGAGCATTTGGGCGAGCCGGCTCTTGAGCAGGTGCGGGATCTGCGTAGAAGACCAAACGGTCAATTCCTCTTCTTCGCCGAGATAGCGTGCCAGGACCGCGCGCGTTTCCAGCGCGACCGGCGCAAGACGCTGGTGAATGAACCGTTGTTTGACGATCTTATCGGCCCGTTCGAATGCTCCGGAGAGGTCGCCCTGGCTGCGGTTCGAGCGAAAGGCGACGTTATCGGGCCACTCCGGGTG
This window harbors:
- a CDS encoding glycosyltransferase family 4 protein, whose product is MRIAQVSPLYESVPPKYYGGTERIVSCLTEELVRQEHEVTLFASGDSVTSANLVPACDEALRLNAECADPILYHILEIEQVARSAGEFDIIHFHLSYLHYSLARRLMTPNFTTLHGRLDLPDLVPLYREFSEVPVVSISDSQRAPLPWLNWQGTIHHGLPEDLYSLHTKPGRYLAFLGRFSPEKRIERAIAISKQTGISLKIAAKIDHADLEYYKSRVEPMIKDPLIEYVGEIGEADKQEFLGNAYAHLFPIDWPEPFGLVMIEAMACGTPTIAFRCGSVPEVIDDGVTGFIVDTVEDAVASLERIPGLSREECRRVFEKRFSAARMVEDYLEVYRTQAETRTFAA
- a CDS encoding xanthine dehydrogenase family protein molybdopterin-binding subunit; amino-acid sequence: MPLSKLVGAKVKRREDPRLIRGRARYVDDIRLPDILHAAIVRSPHAHAKIQSIRTGHVLGLPGVVAVLAGADLRDAIGPLPVDSQNPTLRVPKHHVLAIDKVCFAGEGVAVVVAEDRYAAADALELVEVSYEPLPVVSDPEAALTKESPVVHPEWPDNVAFRSNRSQGDLSGAFERADKIVKQRFIHQRLAPVALETRAVLARYLGEEEELTVWSSTQIPHLLKSRLAQMLKLPEKEVRVIAPEVGGGFGSKLNIYAEEALVAYLALRLGRPVKWIENRRENMHSTIHGRGQAAEIEAAVKKDGRILGLRSRVVADIGAYHQLYTPEIPRFTGLMLSGCYKIPAIGIEVTGVFTNKMSTDAYRGAGRPEATYVIERMIDRIAGELGVDPVEARRKNFPKPGEFPLSTATGLNYDSGNYQGALNKALRLAGYPKLRREQKRLRKQRRYLGIGLSTYVEICAMGPGLPEHASVQVEPTGKVTVLTGASPHGQGQETSFAQIVGDELGVALDDITVAHGDTAVVPSGVGTFGSRATAVGGVAVLQAAEKVKEKAREIAARLFEADVEDIVFAAGRFSVKGVPKKALTLGQIASEAHLATKPAKKTAPGLFATAEFEPANFTFPFGTHICVVEVDPESGAVKIKKYIAVDDCGKVINPLLVEGQIHGGIAQGLGQALYEELVYDENGQLATGSLAGYALPKAENFPPFKLARTETPTPVNPLGAKGIGEAGTIGSTPAIVNAVVDALSPFGVAHIDMPLKPEKIWRLCRGAKV